Proteins encoded in a region of the Verrucomicrobiota bacterium genome:
- a CDS encoding prevent-host-death protein: MRTVTVRDLRNSFSKLEVWLAEGEEIHIEKRGKPIGVLTGWTPARDARPAKPDFAARRKAIWGDRVFTEGEVAAMREDELEGEEG, from the coding sequence ATGAGAACCGTAACTGTTCGTGATCTGCGTAATTCCTTCTCAAAGCTTGAAGTATGGCTCGCCGAAGGAGAAGAAATCCATATCGAAAAGCGTGGGAAACCCATCGGGGTGCTCACGGGATGGACCCCCGCGCGGGATGCTCGTCCTGCCAAACCTGACTTTGCTGCGCGTCGCAAGGCTATTTGGGGTGATCGGGTATTCACCGAAGGGGAGGTGGCGGCAATGCGGGAAGACGAGCTAGAGGGGGAAGAAGGATGA
- a CDS encoding PIN domain-containing protein, with protein MSHFPDTSFLCALYRTQFNSSKADAFMVGLLGPLRVSSLLLLEFRQSVRLQIRLYNHDRTQGFPQNEGLQMLRDIQIDLNAGILSVLPVDWADVHQRAESLSGAHTLDGGHRLADILHVATALHLGAGAFLTLDMNQKKLAEVEGLVVPI; from the coding sequence ATGAGTCACTTTCCCGACACGTCCTTTCTCTGTGCGCTTTACCGGACGCAGTTTAATTCTTCGAAAGCGGATGCTTTCATGGTGGGGCTTCTAGGACCGCTACGGGTCTCGAGTCTGTTGCTGCTGGAGTTTCGGCAGTCCGTGCGGCTCCAAATCCGTCTGTACAACCATGACAGAACTCAGGGGTTTCCCCAAAATGAAGGCCTGCAAATGCTGCGAGATATTCAGATCGATCTGAATGCGGGAATCCTGAGTGTGCTGCCTGTAGATTGGGCTGACGTGCATCAGCGGGCGGAGTCGCTGAGCGGCGCGCATACTTTAGATGGAGGTCACCGCTTAGCAGACATTCTCCACGTGGCCACTGCACTTCATCTGGGTGCGGGTGCATTCCTCACATTAGATATGAACCAGAAGAAATTGGCCGAGGTGGAAGGACTAGTGGTGCCGATATGA